In the genome of Bremerella sp. JC817, one region contains:
- a CDS encoding ABC transporter ATP-binding protein: MIEVVNLVKTFGSNTALQGINFTVRPGEATGCLGPNGAGKSTTLKILAGLVRPNSGEVRICGHDLLTEPLEVKRRIGYVPETAAMYSGLTANEYLSLVAELYHLDREKAADKIRTLLEGFQLTEAADRQIDALSKGMRQKVLISSALLHDPDVLIFDEPLNGLDVNAALTFRRLVEGLIDQGKTVLYCSHILDVVERLCSRVIVLHHGQIVADDQTKTLLSSTPKGSLEAVFQELTRLSPEIERDAAMVSGQSPIGNPPSSLPRRNS, from the coding sequence GTGATTGAAGTAGTTAACCTCGTCAAAACCTTCGGTAGCAACACGGCATTGCAAGGGATCAACTTCACGGTTCGCCCCGGCGAAGCCACCGGCTGCCTGGGCCCGAATGGTGCCGGCAAGTCGACGACATTGAAGATTCTGGCTGGCCTGGTGCGTCCCAACTCAGGCGAAGTTCGTATCTGCGGCCATGACCTGCTGACCGAACCGCTGGAAGTCAAACGCCGCATCGGCTACGTCCCAGAGACCGCGGCGATGTATTCCGGGCTGACCGCCAACGAATACCTTTCGCTGGTCGCCGAGCTATATCATCTCGATCGGGAGAAAGCCGCCGACAAAATTCGTACGCTGCTGGAAGGCTTCCAACTGACCGAAGCCGCCGATCGACAGATCGATGCCCTGTCAAAAGGGATGCGGCAGAAAGTTCTCATCAGCAGCGCACTGCTGCACGACCCCGACGTCTTGATCTTCGACGAACCGCTCAATGGCCTCGATGTGAATGCCGCGCTGACCTTTCGCCGGCTGGTCGAAGGCCTGATCGATCAAGGCAAAACGGTCCTCTACTGTTCGCACATTCTGGATGTCGTCGAACGACTCTGCAGCCGCGTGATCGTGCTGCATCATGGCCAGATCGTGGCAGACGACCAAACGAAGACGCTTCTCTCGAGCACGCCGAAAGGTTCGCTCGAAGCGGTCTTTCAGGAACTGACCCGACTGTCGCCTGAGATCGAACGCGATGCCGCGATGGTCAGTGGCCAGTCGCCGATTGGTAATCCTCCTTCGTCGCTGCCACGGAGGAATAGCTGA
- a CDS encoding DinB family protein — translation MADAAQWELTKQRIAFTDHMIREFIEGLEPELWFRMPQEGVTHIAWQVGHITIATYGLGMLRIRGKRAEDAALMPESYSAHFGRGSVPSTDQTIYPSVERMVEIYKKVHDSLKEEMETHTLDQLDEPSLPDHPLFKTKFDTLVFLPYHAMMHMGQMGLLRRLAGKDPLR, via the coding sequence ATGGCTGACGCAGCTCAATGGGAACTGACCAAGCAACGGATCGCCTTCACCGACCATATGATTCGCGAATTCATCGAAGGCCTGGAACCAGAGTTGTGGTTCCGCATGCCGCAGGAAGGCGTGACCCACATTGCCTGGCAGGTCGGTCACATCACCATCGCCACTTACGGCCTGGGCATGCTGCGGATTCGAGGCAAGCGAGCGGAAGACGCCGCCCTGATGCCGGAAAGCTATTCGGCCCACTTCGGTCGTGGAAGCGTTCCTTCGACCGACCAAACGATCTACCCTTCGGTGGAACGCATGGTCGAGATCTACAAGAAGGTGCACGACTCGCTGAAGGAAGAGATGGAAACCCATACGCTCGATCAGCTCGACGAGCCTAGCCTGCCCGATCATCCGCTGTTCAAGACGAAGTTCGACACACTCGTCTTCTTGCCATATCACGCGATGATGCACATGGGGCAGATGGGGCTGCTACGCCGCCTGGCAGGCAAAGATCCCCTGCGTTAA
- a CDS encoding molybdenum cofactor guanylyltransferase encodes MTTVPLSQRAALIVCGGRSRRMGQSKPHLPFGDETMLERVVRIVSPAVSDVILLTAKEQVLPKVPYDVTLLPDRVENQGPAAAIYEGLKYVTGWSEAAIVLGCDLPLVSEVQIELLFARLRLHEAVIPRYEGFPQPLAAVYANSAMEKFEEVLFSGNQKLLDCIEMLDTCWVTPEEIARVDPHQGLLKNVNTPEAYREALQLAGLAHPLDS; translated from the coding sequence ATGACCACAGTGCCCCTTTCCCAGCGAGCCGCGTTGATTGTCTGCGGTGGCCGCAGTCGCCGCATGGGGCAATCGAAGCCGCATCTTCCGTTCGGCGACGAAACGATGCTGGAACGTGTCGTCCGAATCGTTTCGCCGGCGGTCTCGGATGTCATCTTGTTGACCGCCAAGGAACAAGTACTGCCGAAAGTTCCTTACGACGTGACGCTGCTGCCTGATCGCGTGGAAAATCAAGGCCCGGCCGCAGCGATCTATGAGGGGCTGAAGTATGTCACCGGCTGGTCTGAAGCCGCGATCGTGCTGGGATGCGATCTGCCGCTAGTATCGGAAGTTCAGATCGAGCTTTTGTTTGCTCGCTTACGTTTGCACGAAGCGGTGATCCCTCGTTACGAGGGTTTTCCTCAACCTTTGGCCGCCGTGTATGCCAACAGCGCGATGGAGAAATTCGAGGAAGTTCTGTTTTCAGGTAACCAGAAGCTGCTCGACTGCATCGAAATGCTCGACACGTGTTGGGTCACGCCGGAAGAGATTGCGCGCGTTGATCCTCATCAAGGCTTGCTCAAGAATGTGAACACGCCGGAAGCGTATCGCGAGGCATTGCAACTGGCTGGACTGGCACATCCGCTCGATTCCTAG
- a CDS encoding formylmethanofuran dehydrogenase subunit C, with protein MKLRLRHDITVSLDLRGVLPSRLLPMSADEAARVTVWQGKHQVQLGELFDIEAGGRRPDTLRIIGDLSKADNVGAGLEADSLFVQGPVGNHAGQSMTGGSLYIHGRVGNNLAEGMKGGFVKVLGNVGDRVGCPLPGEKRGMAGGSLFILGTAGNEVGHRMRRGTIVVVNDCGDYLGYEMLAGTIIVGGKAGQSVGLSMRRGTIVLGQNQAGELLPGFTHGCRFQPTMIPLMQREFTRLEVPEAARLVSKGAAYDLFHGDLAQMGRGEILMPA; from the coding sequence ATGAAGCTCCGACTACGTCACGATATCACGGTCTCTCTCGATCTACGAGGCGTTCTGCCCTCGCGGCTGCTGCCGATGTCGGCCGACGAAGCTGCGCGCGTGACGGTCTGGCAGGGTAAACACCAGGTGCAACTCGGCGAGTTGTTCGATATCGAAGCGGGAGGGCGTCGGCCTGATACGCTGCGAATCATTGGCGACTTGTCGAAGGCGGACAACGTCGGGGCCGGGCTCGAGGCGGACTCGCTGTTCGTGCAAGGTCCGGTCGGAAACCACGCCGGGCAATCGATGACGGGCGGATCGCTGTACATTCATGGCCGCGTCGGCAACAACCTGGCGGAAGGAATGAAGGGGGGCTTCGTCAAGGTTCTCGGAAACGTCGGCGACCGCGTCGGGTGTCCGCTGCCAGGGGAAAAGCGAGGCATGGCAGGCGGAAGTTTGTTTATCTTGGGCACCGCCGGCAACGAAGTCGGGCATCGGATGCGGCGCGGAACAATCGTCGTGGTGAACGACTGTGGCGACTACCTCGGCTACGAGATGCTGGCCGGCACCATCATCGTCGGCGGCAAAGCAGGCCAGTCGGTCGGGCTCTCGATGCGACGTGGTACCATCGTTCTCGGCCAGAACCAGGCCGGCGAACTGCTGCCAGGCTTCACGCATGGCTGCCGGTTTCAGCCAACGATGATTCCACTGATGCAGCGCGAGTTCACGCGGTTGGAAGTGCCTGAGGCGGCTCGGTTGGTCTCGAAGGGAGCCGCGTACGATCTCTTTCATGGCGATCTGGCCCAGATGGGACGCGGCGAGATCTTGATGCCGGCGTAG
- a CDS encoding DUF4212 domain-containing protein — MSSTPPSQPPEPKVAYWRQNLMVIGVLLSIWAFVAFGCSVFFIQWLNQFKIGNLPLGFWFAQQGAMYVFLILILVYALVMDYLDRKHDVKE; from the coding sequence ATGTCTTCGACCCCTCCTTCGCAACCTCCCGAGCCTAAGGTCGCCTATTGGCGTCAAAACCTGATGGTGATCGGCGTGCTGCTGTCGATCTGGGCCTTCGTAGCCTTCGGCTGCTCGGTCTTCTTTATCCAGTGGCTGAATCAATTCAAGATCGGAAACTTACCGCTCGGCTTCTGGTTCGCCCAGCAGGGAGCGATGTACGTCTTCTTGATCTTGATCCTGGTCTACGCCTTGGTGATGGACTACCTCGACCGCAAACATGACGTGAAGGAGTAG
- a CDS encoding sodium:solute symporter family protein: MEFMEMLPLLGTALTATRAWTFTFVTITFMIYLYIGWRSRVTESGEFYVAGQGVPAIANGAATAADWMSAASFISMAGLISGLGSDGSVFLLGWTGGYVLLAMLLAPYLRKFGQYTVPDFVAKRYYSETARIVAAVCAVFISITYVAGQMRGVGIVFARFLEVETWQGVVLGMIIVGVFAVLGGMKGITWTQVVQFFVLIAAFLIPTVALSSMLTDSWIPQVGFVTGDISEKVNHIQEDLGFASYTQPFTNYDMANVFFIMLALMAGTAGLPHVIVRFYTVANVRAARYSAFWALLFICLLYTSAPVLAMFARYTILQTLEGAHIGQVTKDEGDDKEYVPVYRVEKDGKEVPVQWVETWQKTGLITIDDKNKDGILSLRNVDGNFDEVKIDKDILVLATPEIAQLSPWVIAIVATGGLAAALSTAAGLLLVISSSMAHDLYVHFIEPEASEPRRLFIARIMIIGAILVAGYFGISPPGFIGEVVAFAFGLAAASFFPIIFLGIFDKRMNRQGATAGMLVGILFTAFYIIACRSDRVLGFAEPLMSPWFEGSSWIPNGLRPEGVGAIGLLLNFVVAIVISRLTPPPPKDVQELVDSVRIPRGSHAPEAHFDETDAEADNP, translated from the coding sequence ATGGAATTTATGGAAATGCTTCCCTTGTTGGGAACGGCGTTAACGGCGACGCGTGCGTGGACGTTTACCTTCGTCACGATCACGTTCATGATCTATTTGTACATCGGGTGGCGTAGCCGCGTGACCGAGTCCGGCGAGTTCTATGTCGCCGGCCAAGGGGTCCCGGCCATCGCCAACGGTGCCGCGACCGCCGCCGACTGGATGAGCGCCGCTTCGTTCATCAGCATGGCGGGTTTGATCAGCGGCCTCGGCTCGGATGGCTCGGTGTTTCTGCTCGGTTGGACGGGTGGTTATGTGTTGCTGGCGATGCTGCTGGCTCCGTATCTGCGTAAGTTCGGTCAGTACACGGTGCCTGACTTCGTGGCGAAACGTTATTACAGCGAAACGGCTCGAATCGTGGCCGCTGTGTGTGCGGTCTTCATTTCGATTACCTACGTCGCCGGTCAGATGCGTGGCGTCGGGATCGTGTTTGCCCGCTTCCTGGAAGTGGAAACCTGGCAGGGTGTCGTGCTGGGGATGATCATCGTCGGCGTGTTTGCCGTGCTGGGTGGTATGAAGGGGATTACCTGGACCCAGGTGGTGCAGTTCTTCGTGCTGATCGCGGCGTTTTTGATTCCGACGGTCGCCTTGTCGAGTATGCTCACCGACAGTTGGATTCCGCAAGTTGGTTTCGTCACCGGCGACATCAGCGAGAAGGTCAACCACATTCAGGAAGATCTCGGCTTCGCTTCCTATACGCAGCCGTTCACCAACTACGACATGGCGAACGTCTTCTTCATCATGCTCGCCCTGATGGCTGGTACCGCAGGTCTGCCTCACGTGATTGTGCGGTTCTATACGGTGGCCAACGTGCGGGCGGCTCGTTACAGCGCGTTCTGGGCGTTGCTGTTCATCTGCTTGCTGTACACGTCGGCTCCGGTTCTGGCGATGTTCGCTCGTTACACGATCTTGCAGACGCTGGAAGGTGCTCACATCGGCCAGGTCACCAAGGACGAAGGGGACGACAAAGAATACGTGCCGGTCTATCGCGTCGAGAAAGATGGCAAGGAAGTCCCCGTCCAGTGGGTCGAAACCTGGCAGAAGACTGGCCTGATCACGATCGACGACAAGAACAAAGACGGCATCCTGTCGCTGCGAAACGTCGATGGCAACTTCGACGAAGTGAAGATCGACAAAGACATCCTGGTGCTGGCGACGCCTGAGATCGCTCAGCTTTCGCCTTGGGTGATCGCCATTGTCGCGACCGGTGGTCTGGCCGCCGCCTTGAGCACGGCAGCCGGTTTGTTGCTGGTGATTTCAAGCTCGATGGCGCACGACTTGTACGTTCACTTTATCGAGCCAGAGGCGTCGGAACCGCGACGTTTGTTCATCGCTCGTATCATGATCATCGGGGCAATCCTGGTGGCAGGCTACTTCGGTATCTCTCCGCCTGGTTTTATCGGAGAGGTGGTCGCGTTTGCGTTCGGGTTGGCGGCCGCCAGCTTCTTCCCGATTATCTTCCTGGGGATCTTCGACAAGCGAATGAATCGTCAGGGAGCCACCGCCGGCATGCTGGTTGGTATTTTGTTCACGGCCTTCTACATCATCGCGTGCCGCTCGGACCGCGTGCTCGGCTTTGCAGAGCCGCTCATGTCGCCATGGTTCGAGGGAAGCTCGTGGATTCCGAATGGCTTGCGGCCCGAAGGTGTCGGTGCGATTGGCTTGCTGTTGAACTTCGTCGTAGCGATTGTCATCAGTCGTCTGACGCCTCCGCCACCGAAGGACGTTCAAGAGCTGGTCGATAGCGTTCGTATCCCGCGTGGATCGCACGCTCCCGAAGCTCACTTCGACGAAACCGACGCCGAAGCTGACAACCCGTAA
- a CDS encoding response regulator transcription factor yields the protein MPQRSILIIEKAGGPLYTVAQNLQQTGCMVYHAAGMRDGLQQAMEYVPDVVVLSRTLPENDTLDLCRSLMRNLGDETTPAILIAPTGSSLTDIDDPTHDSKLAESLALDLLAQSVKTLTYRARQTVDTQAVLECHGVRLDPRFALVELDGQRLDLTPTEYRLLQALLSRPGHVLTRAQLEEAAGLPHKDKETETESDQASRTRRIDVHVKSIRGKLDRKGILIETVRGVGYRFREPAWNINSFL from the coding sequence GTGCCTCAACGAAGTATCCTAATCATTGAGAAAGCCGGCGGCCCGTTGTACACGGTTGCCCAGAACCTGCAGCAGACCGGTTGCATGGTTTATCATGCTGCAGGGATGCGCGATGGTTTGCAGCAGGCGATGGAGTACGTTCCAGATGTGGTCGTCTTGTCGCGAACCTTGCCCGAGAACGACACTCTCGATTTGTGCCGTTCGCTAATGCGAAACCTGGGAGACGAAACCACGCCGGCGATTCTGATCGCGCCGACCGGTTCCAGCTTGACTGATATCGATGACCCAACACATGACTCGAAGCTGGCCGAATCGTTGGCCCTCGACCTGCTGGCCCAGTCGGTCAAGACGCTCACCTATCGAGCCCGACAAACGGTCGACACCCAGGCCGTGCTTGAATGCCACGGGGTCCGACTCGACCCTCGCTTCGCCCTGGTCGAATTGGACGGGCAACGACTCGACCTGACGCCGACCGAGTACCGACTGCTGCAGGCCCTGCTATCGCGGCCAGGACATGTCTTAACGCGAGCCCAACTGGAAGAGGCGGCCGGGCTGCCTCACAAAGACAAAGAGACCGAAACCGAGTCCGACCAGGCGAGCCGCACCCGGCGGATCGACGTTCATGTCAAATCGATCCGTGGAAAGCTCGACCGCAAAGGCATCCTGATCGAAACGGTCCGCGGTGTGGGTTACCGCTTCCGCGAACCTGCTTGGAACATAAACTCTTTTCTGTAA
- the phoU gene encoding phosphate signaling complex protein PhoU encodes MTRHWIRQIEGIRSHLLSMGTHAETQVKEATLALLDLDRDRAIEVIANDDELDDMDVGLEEECLHSIALFQPVASDLRLIVSSMSVGHELERIGDLAVNIAECVNRLRDSGVTLQQMVLPECLKLASQKAMEMLRDSLDAFIAQDTAICRRLIRQDRELDRLHREIFQWLKEGIQTRPTEIDWMIEITGVSKHIERIADHVTNIAEIVIYWVEGEIVRHRELPDGPEGSSA; translated from the coding sequence ATGACACGTCATTGGATTCGCCAGATTGAAGGTATTCGCTCTCACTTGCTGAGCATGGGGACCCATGCCGAAACGCAAGTGAAAGAGGCGACGCTGGCCCTGTTAGATCTCGACCGAGACCGCGCGATCGAGGTGATCGCCAACGACGATGAACTCGACGACATGGACGTGGGACTCGAAGAAGAGTGCCTGCATTCGATCGCCTTGTTTCAGCCGGTCGCCTCGGACTTGCGATTGATTGTGTCGTCGATGTCGGTCGGGCACGAACTGGAACGAATTGGCGATCTGGCCGTGAACATCGCCGAATGCGTCAATCGCTTACGAGACAGCGGCGTCACGCTGCAGCAGATGGTGCTGCCGGAATGCTTGAAGTTGGCCAGCCAGAAAGCGATGGAGATGCTGCGAGACAGCCTCGACGCCTTTATCGCTCAAGACACCGCCATTTGTCGCCGGTTGATTCGCCAAGACCGCGAGCTTGATCGGCTGCATCGCGAGATCTTTCAGTGGCTGAAAGAAGGCATTCAAACACGCCCCACCGAGATCGACTGGATGATCGAGATCACCGGCGTCTCGAAACATATCGAACGGATCGCCGACCATGTGACGAACATCGCCGAGATCGTCATCTATTGGGTTGAAGGCGAAATCGTCCGGCACCGCGAATTACCAGATGGTCCCGAGGGAAGCTCTGCGTGA
- the pstB gene encoding phosphate ABC transporter ATP-binding protein PstB yields MSQISPGSSETSRLELIAQGQDFAPVVHDAVYREENALEIKNFNLWYGDKQALFNINMPIPRGQVTALVGPSGCGKSTLLRCVNRMNDLIDTVRIRGDIYLNGSSICDPGVDVIELRKRMGMVFQKPNPFPMSIFENVVYPLRIDGERSRSVLEGVCEHSLKGAAIWSEVKDRLHESGLSLSGGQQQRLCIARAIASEPEVLLLDEPCSALDPIATGKIEDLIRELRGEYSILIVTHNMQQASRISDYTAFMYLGRLVEYGPTVDIFTKPKLSETNAYVTGRFG; encoded by the coding sequence ATGAGCCAGATTTCTCCAGGATCTTCCGAAACGAGCCGCCTCGAGCTGATCGCCCAGGGACAAGACTTCGCGCCGGTCGTGCACGATGCGGTCTATCGCGAAGAGAACGCGTTGGAGATCAAGAACTTCAACTTGTGGTATGGCGACAAGCAGGCCTTGTTCAACATCAACATGCCGATCCCTCGCGGCCAGGTCACTGCCTTGGTCGGGCCATCGGGCTGCGGCAAGTCGACCCTGCTGCGCTGCGTCAATCGCATGAACGACCTGATCGATACCGTGCGGATCCGTGGCGACATCTACCTCAACGGAAGCTCGATCTGCGATCCGGGCGTCGATGTCATCGAACTTCGCAAGCGAATGGGAATGGTTTTTCAAAAACCTAACCCTTTCCCCATGAGTATCTTCGAGAACGTGGTCTACCCTCTGCGGATTGACGGCGAGCGAAGCCGTAGCGTCCTGGAAGGCGTTTGCGAACACAGCCTGAAGGGTGCCGCGATCTGGAGCGAGGTGAAAGATCGTTTGCACGAAAGTGGGCTGAGTCTTTCGGGTGGTCAGCAGCAACGTTTGTGCATTGCCCGGGCGATCGCCAGCGAACCAGAAGTGCTGCTGCTGGACGAACCCTGTTCGGCACTCGATCCGATCGCCACCGGCAAGATCGAAGACCTGATCCGCGAGCTGCGCGGCGAGTATTCCATCTTGATCGTGACCCACAACATGCAACAGGCATCGCGAATCAGCGATTACACCGCGTTCATGTACCTGGGCCGATTGGTCGAGTATGGCCCGACCGTCGACATTTTCACCAAGCCGAAGCTGTCTGAAACCAACGCCTATGTAACCGGTCGATTCGGTTAA
- a CDS encoding ABC transporter permease subunit has protein sequence MSQARDKQESKPQKYRRTVRPGLTVLAQGEPMIWLSGGALTLALLMIFGLLAMIVYQGMSSFWPGQLYEITLQDGTVLLGEMTDEEDYTVESSSTDSEPETLHRRQYRTDNFEFQGSGGTYRWITDAELSDQPATQPEWAMLFERTKLGRFIGFPERFVINSPRPISSDEEDLANIRDFYRNQKSRIVAPSGASEEELKTWSTTLESLDGEIAEIGEQLAHLEAENTHGFVTQKQSGQRGLIGVLASGETVPLNAVEDGQNLTAVQEIYDGPAETYAAYQKHHATARERVEAIDRIARYEVGESSRHQEQARLKLRDEEIQHDVFVEGLANEIYNLRIELKQIQDEKQKDIRIVQRAERILGKDSAMGKLGPDLVAALNADRTVHQERIESRLVEIDALLREVPDSARRAVDHYVDVRFDVDNQIAAMQDRINEIQKLNDRYGLHAKTAEGTETVLKLGDIVRAFPANQLDYWGRLQVYFARWGEFLLADPREANSEGGVFPAIWGTVAMTMIMSLIVVPFGVLAALYLREYAKSGPVVSIIRISINNLAGVPSIVFGVFGYGFLILVVGAYIDGGPANANLPTMPKLWWWITATGLALTAFTAFITTSYSLGSRKVLTRMRTPHLGIISLVLWIVSTIAFVALVAFTPGFHGFYQAGLPNPTFGKGGLLWASLTLALLTLPVVIVATEEALAAVPNSLREGSYGCGASKWQTIRRIVLPHALPGIMTGMILAMARGAGEVAPLMLVGVLKLAPELPIDTQAPFVHLDRSFMHLGFHIFDLGFQSPNSEAAKPMVFTTTLLLIAVIATLNLFAIWLRARLRRRFQSGQF, from the coding sequence ATGAGCCAAGCTCGCGACAAACAAGAGAGCAAGCCTCAAAAGTATCGCCGGACCGTGCGTCCTGGGCTGACCGTGCTTGCCCAGGGGGAACCGATGATCTGGCTTTCCGGCGGCGCGCTGACGCTGGCCTTGCTGATGATCTTCGGCCTGTTGGCGATGATCGTCTATCAAGGCATGTCGAGTTTCTGGCCTGGGCAACTTTACGAGATCACCCTGCAAGATGGCACCGTCTTGCTGGGCGAAATGACCGACGAAGAAGACTACACGGTCGAATCTTCCAGCACCGATAGCGAGCCGGAGACTTTGCACCGCCGCCAATACCGAACCGACAACTTCGAATTCCAGGGATCTGGCGGAACGTATCGCTGGATCACCGATGCGGAATTGAGCGACCAGCCCGCTACGCAGCCGGAATGGGCAATGCTGTTCGAGCGAACGAAGCTTGGCCGCTTCATCGGCTTTCCGGAACGGTTCGTGATCAACTCTCCTCGCCCCATTTCATCGGACGAAGAAGACCTGGCCAATATCCGTGACTTCTATCGCAACCAGAAGTCACGGATTGTTGCCCCTTCGGGTGCCAGCGAAGAAGAATTAAAAACCTGGAGCACCACGCTCGAAAGTCTCGACGGCGAGATCGCCGAAATCGGCGAGCAACTCGCCCACCTCGAAGCCGAAAACACCCACGGCTTCGTGACACAAAAGCAGAGCGGGCAACGCGGCTTGATTGGCGTGCTGGCGAGTGGCGAGACGGTTCCATTAAACGCCGTGGAAGATGGTCAGAACCTGACTGCCGTGCAAGAGATCTACGATGGTCCGGCGGAGACCTATGCGGCCTATCAGAAGCATCATGCCACGGCCCGGGAACGTGTCGAGGCGATCGATCGGATCGCGCGATACGAAGTGGGCGAAAGCAGTCGCCACCAGGAACAAGCTCGCTTGAAGTTGCGCGACGAAGAGATTCAGCACGACGTTTTTGTCGAAGGGCTGGCAAACGAGATTTATAACCTGCGAATCGAACTGAAGCAGATTCAGGACGAAAAACAAAAAGACATTCGCATCGTCCAACGCGCCGAACGTATCCTCGGCAAAGACTCGGCGATGGGCAAGTTGGGCCCTGACCTGGTTGCTGCCCTCAATGCGGATCGAACCGTGCATCAAGAGCGGATTGAGTCGCGACTGGTCGAGATCGATGCCTTGCTTCGCGAAGTTCCCGATTCGGCCCGCCGCGCGGTCGATCATTACGTCGACGTCCGCTTCGACGTCGATAACCAGATCGCGGCGATGCAGGATCGCATTAACGAAATCCAAAAGCTGAACGACCGCTACGGGCTGCATGCCAAGACCGCCGAAGGAACCGAGACCGTTTTGAAGCTGGGCGATATCGTCCGGGCCTTCCCAGCCAATCAGCTCGATTACTGGGGCCGTCTGCAGGTTTACTTTGCCCGTTGGGGCGAGTTTCTGCTGGCCGATCCGCGGGAAGCGAACTCCGAAGGGGGTGTCTTCCCGGCGATCTGGGGCACGGTCGCAATGACGATGATCATGTCGCTGATTGTCGTCCCGTTCGGCGTGCTGGCCGCGCTGTACCTTCGCGAATACGCCAAGAGTGGCCCGGTCGTCAGTATCATCCGCATCAGCATCAACAACCTGGCAGGCGTGCCGAGCATTGTATTTGGCGTGTTTGGCTATGGCTTCTTGATCCTGGTTGTCGGGGCCTATATCGACGGTGGTCCTGCCAATGCCAACTTGCCAACGATGCCGAAGCTTTGGTGGTGGATTACCGCGACGGGACTGGCGTTGACCGCCTTCACGGCGTTCATCACCACGTCGTACTCGCTGGGTAGCCGCAAGGTGTTGACCCGGATGCGAACGCCTCACCTGGGGATCATCAGCCTGGTGCTGTGGATCGTGTCGACCATTGCCTTCGTCGCCTTGGTCGCGTTCACGCCTGGTTTCCATGGCTTCTATCAGGCAGGCCTTCCGAACCCGACGTTCGGCAAGGGTGGTTTGCTGTGGGCCAGTTTGACCTTGGCATTGTTAACGCTACCCGTCGTGATTGTCGCCACCGAAGAAGCCTTGGCCGCCGTCCCGAATTCGCTGAGAGAAGGTTCGTATGGCTGCGGGGCGAGCAAGTGGCAGACGATTCGCCGCATCGTGCTGCCACACGCGCTGCCTGGCATCATGACCGGCATGATTCTGGCGATGGCTCGTGGCGCGGGGGAAGTCGCTCCGTTGATGCTGGTAGGCGTGTTGAAGCTGGCCCCAGAACTTCCGATCGATACGCAAGCACCATTCGTCCATCTCGACCGCAGCTTTATGCACCTCGGGTTTCACATATTCGATCTCGGTTTCCAAAGCCCCAATAGCGAGGCGGCCAAACCGATGGTCTTCACGACGACTCTTTTGCTGATCGCCGTGATCGCCACCCTCAACCTGTTTGCGATCTGGCTGCGGGCTCGGCTCCGCAGGCGTTTCCAGTCAGGCCAGTTTTAA
- a CDS encoding PstS family phosphate ABC transporter substrate-binding protein — MLRQTSLLLSVVLACCSPTMLLAQLQVDSELPVYERVSGVSGTIKSIGSDTMNNMMTLWAEGFQEIYPNVQIEIEGKGSSTAPPALIQGTATFGPMSRPMKANEIDDFEKRYGYKPVELGTSIDMLAVYVNKDNPIKGLSLPQLDAIYSTNRKGGAEKDISRWGELGLSGAFAQSPISLYGRNSASGTYAYFKENVLFGGDYKPTVKEQPGSSSVVQGVATDKFGIGYSGIGYKTSDVRVLPLSIEGTDFVEPTAENADDYPLSRFLYIAVNYRPGSELDPLRREFLKYIYSQQGQKAVVKEGYLPIPAVIAAAQLEQVGIKN, encoded by the coding sequence ATGTTGCGCCAAACTTCGCTACTGCTATCCGTGGTACTAGCGTGCTGCTCGCCCACCATGCTGTTGGCTCAACTTCAGGTCGATTCCGAACTTCCGGTTTACGAGCGCGTCTCTGGCGTTTCTGGCACGATCAAGAGCATCGGGTCGGACACGATGAACAACATGATGACCCTCTGGGCGGAAGGCTTCCAAGAGATCTACCCGAACGTGCAGATCGAAATCGAAGGCAAGGGTTCGTCGACCGCTCCGCCGGCACTGATCCAAGGCACCGCTACCTTCGGCCCGATGAGCCGTCCGATGAAAGCGAACGAGATCGACGACTTCGAGAAGCGTTACGGCTATAAGCCGGTCGAACTCGGCACCAGCATCGACATGCTGGCGGTCTACGTGAACAAAGACAATCCGATCAAAGGTCTGTCGCTGCCACAACTCGACGCCATCTATTCGACCAACCGCAAAGGTGGTGCCGAGAAAGATATCTCTCGCTGGGGCGAACTTGGTTTGAGCGGTGCGTTCGCCCAGTCGCCGATCAGCCTGTATGGTCGCAACTCGGCTTCCGGTACCTATGCCTACTTCAAAGAGAACGTCCTGTTCGGGGGCGACTATAAGCCGACCGTCAAAGAGCAGCCCGGCAGTTCGTCGGTCGTTCAAGGGGTAGCCACTGACAAGTTCGGGATCGGCTACAGCGGCATCGGCTATAAGACTTCCGATGTCCGCGTGCTTCCTCTATCGATCGAAGGGACCGACTTTGTCGAACCAACGGCCGAAAACGCCGACGATTATCCGCTGTCCCGTTTCCTATACATCGCGGTGAACTACCGCCCTGGCAGTGAACTCGATCCACTGCGCCGCGAGTTCCTGAAATACATTTACAGCCAACAAGGTCAGAAGGCCGTGGTGAAGGAAGGCTATCTGCCAATCCCCGCCGTGATTGCCGCTGCCCAGTTGGAACAAGTCGGCATCAAGAACTAA